The genomic window ATGAAGAAAAACAATTTAATTAGTATTGATAATTTAAATGAGAAACAAACAATAACAAAACTTGCAAAAAGTGTAGTAAAAGATTCGCTTCTTAGTAATTCTATAGAAGGAAGTTTTAATATAATTCTTGGTGATNNNNNNNNNNGTAAAAGGCATAAAAGATCAGATGAATGTGTTTGCTGCATCGATTGAAGAAATGAGCGGCAATCTAAAATCCATGACAGATCACCTTATGTCAATCAATACCGACTTTGAGCAATTTAACAAAAATAATGCTGCTTTACAATCCAAGATAGATGAGCGTAATAAAGATATAACAGAAAAAAAAGAAAACCTAAGTGCATTTGTAGAAAGTATAAAAAACTTAAGTGTTTCATCAGAAAAAATTAGCGAAGTAATTGGTTCAATATCAGATATTGCTTCACAAACAAACCTGCTTGCATTGAATGCTGCTATTGAAGCTGCACGTGTGGGAGAAGCTGGCAAAGGTTTTGCGGTAGTTGCAGATGAGATTAGAAAACTTGCAACAAAAACAGATAATATGACAAAAAATATTAATAAAATTCTTGATACATTTAATAGCAAAATAGAAGAAGCTGTTGAAAATGTAGAAAATGTCAACAATTTTTTAGAGACGCTTGCAAATGATTTTAATGAATTTGCAGGTTTGTTTAGTCAATCTCAAAAAGAATCAAATTCTATTGGTGAAGCTTTAGCTCAAAACTCATTAGCTATAAGTGAGCAAATAAAAGTTGTGGATGATTTGGCTTACAGAATAAATATTATTTATACAGCACTGGAAAAAATTGTTCATGTAATTACTACTATGGTTAATGTTAATAAAAAAATAGAAAAGATGATAAAATTTTAGGGGGGCCAATGGAGAGTTTTAATTCGGAGTATACTCAGGCTGTAGGATTTAATTTAGAAAATGAGACATATGGTATAGATATACTGAATGTATCGGAAATAATTAAACCTATAAATATAACTTTTATCCCAAATACACTGGATTTTGTTCTTGGTGTTATAAATCTAAGAGGTAAAATTATTCCTATAGTTGATTTAAACAAAAAATTTTTTGATAAATTTAAAGATATAACTCAAGATAGCAGAATAATAGTGGTTTCTGTCGAAGATAACACTGTAGGTTTCCTTGTAGATAGAATAAAAAAAATATATCATATAAACAATCAAAATATAGAAAACTCTCCAGAAACCGTAAATGAAAATATACAAAAGTATATCAAAGGCGTAGGCAAGCTTGATGAAGCTTTGGTTATTTTGCTTGATGTAAATACCATACTAAAAGAAGGTGGGTATAAGTCATGAACGATGAATTGAAAGAAGTTTTAAGAGTAGGTGAAAACAGGGTTGAGTTTGTTGATTTTAGAATGTTTGAAGATAGATCAGGTTACATTAAAGAAAACATTTACGGTATAAATGTAGCAAAGATAAAAGAAATAATTAAATATCCAGATCCAAAAGAAATAATTAGCGTTCATGGCAAATCTGATGTATTAGAAGGTATGATTAATTTGAGGGGAGAGGTAATTCCAATTGTAAATTTAGCTAAATGGCTAAATATAAAAGAACCCCAGGATCCATCAATTGCTAAAAATAAAAAAATTATTGTGGCAAATTTTAATAATGTGACGGTTGGATTTATAGTTCATGAAGCAAAAAGGATAAGAAGATTTGCCTGGAGCGATATAAAACCACCCAATGATGTGTTATCCAGCCAGTACGACAATAAAATTATAGGCACGATAAACAATATAGACGATGAAGACAAAGATAAAGTTTTGCTTATAGTTGATTTTGAAAAGATTTGTGAAGAACTTGGCATATTTGGAACAGAAAATGTACAAAGAATAGAAAAAGATATGTCAAATGTTAAAATTTCAAGAAAAGCCAATGTTTTAATAGCAGATGATTCATCTATTGCAAGAAAGATTATAAAAGAAGCTATAAAACCTATAACAGAAAAACTCTACGAAACAAAAGATGGTCAGGAAGCCTGGGAGCTTTTAAATACACTTTATGAATCGTCCAATGGAAATATTAAATCCATGGTAGATTTGGTGATTACTGATGTGGAAATGCCAAACATGGATGGTTTTACGCTGACAAAAATGATAAAAGAAGACCCAAGATTTGAATCTTTGCCTGTTGTTGTTAATACTTCGCTATCCGGTGGCGCTAATTTAGCAAAAGCAAAATCTGTAGGAGCTGATGATTTTTGTACAAAATTTATTGCAGAAGAGTTTGTAAGAGCTGTTACAAACAATGTTAAATAGGTTTTAAAAATGTCAACAATCAGTGCAGATTGGATAAATCCTTTTATATTAGCTACTACAGAAATTTTTAAAGATATAGTAGGTGTTGAACCCAAATTATCAAAACCATACGTGAAACAAACAGATGAACCACTTTTTGATATAAGCGGCATCATTGGTATAACTGGTGAAGCAATAGGTTCAATAGCTTTTTCTTTACCTAAACAAACTGCATTAAAAGTAGTGTCAAGATTT from Desulfurella sp. includes these protein-coding regions:
- a CDS encoding methyl-accepting chemotaxis protein, coding for VKGIKDQMNVFAASIEEMSGNLKSMTDHLMSINTDFEQFNKNNAALQSKIDERNKDITEKKENLSAFVESIKNLSVSSEKISEVIGSISDIASQTNLLALNAAIEAARVGEAGKGFAVVADEIRKLATKTDNMTKNINKILDTFNSKIEEAVENVENVNNFLETLANDFNEFAGLFSQSQKESNSIGEALAQNSLAISEQIKVVDDLAYRINIIYTALEKIVHVITTMVNVNKKIEKMIKF
- a CDS encoding chemotaxis protein CheW, giving the protein MESFNSEYTQAVGFNLENETYGIDILNVSEIIKPINITFIPNTLDFVLGVINLRGKIIPIVDLNKKFFDKFKDITQDSRIIVVSVEDNTVGFLVDRIKKIYHINNQNIENSPETVNENIQKYIKGVGKLDEALVILLDVNTILKEGGYKS
- a CDS encoding chemotaxis protein — its product is MNDELKEVLRVGENRVEFVDFRMFEDRSGYIKENIYGINVAKIKEIIKYPDPKEIISVHGKSDVLEGMINLRGEVIPIVNLAKWLNIKEPQDPSIAKNKKIIVANFNNVTVGFIVHEAKRIRRFAWSDIKPPNDVLSSQYDNKIIGTINNIDDEDKDKVLLIVDFEKICEELGIFGTENVQRIEKDMSNVKISRKANVLIADDSSIARKIIKEAIKPITEKLYETKDGQEAWELLNTLYESSNGNIKSMVDLVITDVEMPNMDGFTLTKMIKEDPRFESLPVVVNTSLSGGANLAKAKSVGADDFCTKFIAEEFVRAVTNNVK